Within Williamwhitmania sp., the genomic segment CAGGATGGGTTTTCGATACGTTGGCGGCGAGGGTTAGGAATCCACGAAGCTCGCCAGCGTTGGAAACTACGTTCATGGCCGACCCCGAAAGCACGTAGGAGGGACGAATGAGGACGGGGTAGCCAACCTCTGCCACAAACTTCTCAATCTCCTCAAAGTTGGAAAGCTCGCTCCAGCGGGGTTGGTCGATGGATAGCCTGTCGAGCATACCGGAGAACTTCTTTCTATCCTCGGCCTTATCGATGGACTCGGGCGAGGTACCCAGAATCTTTACCCCGGCTAGGTGAAGCCGCATGGCAAGATTGTTGGGGATTTGGCCGCCAACCGACACTACCACTCCAATTGGATTTTCCATCTCCACGATATCGAGAACGCGCTCAAAGGTGAGCTCGTCGAAGTAGAGGCTGTCGCACATGTCGTAGTCGGTGCTTACAGTTTCGGGGTTGTAGTTTATCATGATTGAACGGTAGCCATGCTTCCGAATTTGACTTACGGCGCTTACCGTACACCAGTCGAACTCCACTGAGCTGCCTATGCGGTAGGCTCCCGAGCCCAAAACAATTACCGATTTGCCCGACCGTTGCTCCTGCAAGTCGTTTTCGGTCCCGTGGTAGGTGATGTATTGGTAGGCCGTTTGCGATGGGTATTCGGCAGCGAGGGTGTCAATCTGCTTCACTACAGGAATTACTCCCAGTTTTTTCCGGTGGTTTCGTACTTTAAGCTGAACTATTTCGATCTCCGCTGGTGACGGGTTGAAAAGAAACCGTGCTAGCTGAAAATCGGAGAACCCTTTTTGCTTTGCCTCGAGCATCGTTTCTCGGTTAATCGATTCAAGGCTGCTAATTTGCTCTATCTGATGCTTAAAGAAGATGATGTTGGCGAGTTTCTCCAAAAACCAAGAGTCAATTTTAGTAAGTTGGTGTATCTTTTCGATCTCCCATTCTTGCTCCAGCGCCTCGGCTACTGCAAAAATGCGCTGGTCGGTCGGATGGGTGAGGGCCTCCTCCAAATTCTCGAAGTTAAGCTTAAGGTTGCCCACAAGGCCGTGCATGCCTTGGCCAACCATGCGGAGGCCTTTTTGGATGGCCTCCTCAAACGACCGTCCAATGGCCATAATCTCGCCCACGCTTTTCATGGACGAGCCAATTTCGCGGTTTACGCCGTGAAACTTATTCAAATCCCAGCGAGGAATCTTAACCACTACATAGTCCAGCGCAGGTTCGAAGCAGGCGGTGGTGGTTTGGGTCACTGAATTTTTCAGCTGGTGGAGGCCGTAGCCAACGCCCAGCTTGGCAGCCACAAAGGCCAATGGGTAGCCTGTCGCCTTACTGGCCAAGGCTGATGAACGCGAGAGACGAGCATTTACCTCAATAACCCGGTAGTCCTCGCTGTTGGGGTCAAGGGCATACTGCACGTTGCATTCACCAACCACACCTAGGTGGCGGATTATTTTTATGGCGAGGCTGCGTAGCTTATGGTATTCAGAATTGGAAAGCGTTTGGGAGGGGGCAACCACAATGCTTTCGCCGGTGTGAATCCCCAGCGGGTCGAAGTTTTCCATGTTGCACACGGTGATGCAGTTGTCGAATCGGTCGCGTACCACCTCGTACTCCACCTCTTTCCATCCCTTAAGTGACTCCTCCACCAAAATTTGGGGAGCATAGGAGAAGGCGTTTGTGGCCAAAACTTTCAGCTCTTCTGGATTGTTGCAGAATCCGCTGCCTTGTCCTCCAAGGGTAAAGGCTGCCCGAACAATTAGCGGGAAGTCTATGGTTTCCGCCGCTTTTATTGCTGCCTCTACGCTTTCTACAGCAATACTCTTTGGCGTTTTTACCTCTATCTCCCTGAGCTTCTCGGTAAACAGTTCCCTATCTTCGGTATTGATGATGGTGTCGACGGGGGTGCCCAGCACCTCTATGTTGTATTTTGCCAACACCCCGCTTTTATAGAGTGTCGTTCCGCAGTTGAGAGCTGTTTGTCCACCAAACGAAAGAAATATACCATCGGGCTTCTCCTTTATAATAACCTTTTCGACAAAGTAAGGTGTAACCGGAAGGAAGTAAACCTCGTCGGCAATTCCCTTGCTGGTTTGAACGGTGGCAATATTGGGATTGATAAGCACAGTTCGAATGCCCTCTTCCCTAAGTGCCTTTAATGCTTGCGAACCGCTGTAGTCGAACTCTCCTGCTTCTCCAATTTTAAGGGCTCCGGAGCCGAGCACTAATACCTTTTTATATTGCTTCATTGCTTGAATTTTCGTGGGTTTTGCTATTTGTTGGTGTGCTTTACAACTTCTTGAAGGAAATCGTCGAACAGGAACTCGGTATCTGTGGGGCCGCCGGAAGCTTCGGGGTGAAACTGCACGGCAAAAAAAGGTTTGGTATTATGCTTAATTCCCTCGCAGGTCCCATCGTTGGCATTTTCGAAGAGGAGACTCCAATCCTTGTTGAGGGTGGCTGTGTCAATTGCAAAACCATGATTTTGTGAGGTGATATAGCAACGGTTAGTGCCGGAGAGAATTACTGGCTGGTTGTGGCTTCGGTGGCCATAGGGAAGTTTGTAGGTGTTGGCACCAGTGGCAAGCGCCATCAGCTGGGTGCCCAGGCAGATTCCCATTATTGGCTTGCTTCCGTCCAGAGCCACCCTAAGGTTTTCAATGGTTGAGGTGTTCATTTTAGGGTCACCGGGTCCGTTGGAAATGAAGAGCCCATCCCACACATCGTTGTTGAAGTTGTGGTTATGGGGTAGCCTCACTACCGTGGTGTCACGTCGTAGAAGACAGCGTAGAATGTTGTTTTTTACCCCACAATCGACCAGTGCAATGCGGTATTTTCCAGACCCGTAGGTCTTAATCTCCTGTACAGAAACCTGGGCAACAAGGTCTTCTGTGTCCGGATTTCTCCATGGTACATCGGCATCAATCACAATCTTTGCCAGCGTGCTGCCCCTTTCCCTCAGCTTTTTGGTTAAGGCTCGGGTGTCGATGCCTGAGATGGCAGGTATTTTCCACTCCTTGAGCCAATCACCAAGACTAACTTTGGCATTCCAGTGGCTGTAGCCCTCGCTATATTCTGAAACCACCAGCCCCGAAACCTGAATGGCATCTGATTCCCAAAATTGGAATATCTCCTCTTTGGAACTATTTCCCGGAACTCCGTAGTTGCCAATCAAGGGGTAGGTTGCAACTAATATCTGCCCTTTGTAGGAGGGGTCGGTCAAACTTTCTGGGTAACCTGTCATGGCTGTGTTGAACACAAGCTCACCTGCCGAGCCACCTTGGTATCCAAACGAGTATCCCTCATATTGGGAACCATCATCCAAAATTAGCGTTGCCTTTATTTTTTCCATTATACTGTATTAATATCATCTGTGGTTTGTACAAAAAAAAAGGTCGACATCACGTCGACCCTTCCCATAAACTAACTGTGTATTGCATTTTGGTGGAAATGCCTTAACTGAATGTAGGCAACCCTGCTTTTCCTTCGCTATGCCGACACTATTGTTCGGTTGCGGAGATTGGCAGGGGAGGGTCGACATTGTGCTTGTCCAACCTCGTCGCTCAAAAGCGCGCCTGCTATGGTTGGTGTTATGCCAACCTTTGCTGCTTTTCATTAGAAGAAATGGATTGCCATTTGTAGGACAAGGCCCATTTGAAGTTGATGAATATGCAGCTAATTCTTCGAATCCAAATTCTCCATAGGAACATGCCAAGTGGCTATTAATCTTGTTAATTGGATTTTTCATTTCCTATGGACTACCTTTGTTCTAATGAAATATTCGACTGCAAATCTAAGGGAAAATGTAATTTACGCAAATAAATATACAGATAAATACTAAAAAAAACATTATGTCTCGTCATAAGTTTTACATACAATGTATTACGCTTTTAAAATAATGGTATAAAAATACAGAAAATGACTTTGAGCATGAAAGATGATAACCTTCTTCCAGTGGCGTTTTCATTTTTAATAAGTGCCGATTCTCCCTTTCTCGTATGGCTTTGACACTCTTGAAATATCATTCATTATTACTACTTTTACCCAGATTGCCTTGTTATCATTTGCTTTTGTTATGATAAGAAAACTATTAAGTGCATTAGTTAGTGTTTTGCTGCTTCAGGGTGCTGTTTTTCAGGCTTATGCGCAGAATGCAAGAGTGGACTCCATTCGCAATCAAGGGCAAGTTTTGTTTAATGGGGGAGACTTTGCTGGGGCCCTTCCTTACTGTGAAAAGTTACTTAAACTTTTTCCGTCCGACGGGAAGTATCTTTATCAAACAGGTATTTGTCTACTTAAGGAGACACGACAAACTGAGAGGGCTTATGAGCTGCTTATACATGCCTCCCAAATGGATGTTCCTGTTCAGGTCTATTACTACCTAGGTGTTGCCAGCAGGCATTTGTATCGCTTTGATGAGGCCATCGATTACTTTCGTCGTTACATGGTATCTGGAGGTCGGGAATTCGGCAGCGATGAGGTGGAACGGCAGGTTTCCATGTGCGAAAATGGCAGCTATCTTATTAAGTATGCAACCAATGTAGAGGTGTTGGCAAAGGCAAAAACGGTGGCTGACTCCATGCTTTTATACTACAGTGTGTCACCTGGCAAGGGGAGGCTGGTGAAGATACCGGACGAGCTGATGTCGAAGTTGGACAAGCATAAGGAAATCCAATATCCACAGGCAATTTACTACCCTTCTACTTCAGACGATGAACCACAGGTCATCTTCTTTTCCAGCTACGGAAAAACCGATTTGAGCGGGATGAATATTTGGAAAACAGAGAAAATAAGCCCTGGCGAGTGGGGTCAACCTGTTGCTCTCCCCAAGGAGATAAACTCGGGTGGTGATGAAATTTTTCCCATCCCAGCCAGAGATGGGTCAGTGCTTTACTTTTCCTCGAACAACCTTTACGGGATGGGAGGCTACGATATTTTCAAAACCACCTACGATTCGGTTGCAAACAAATGGTCAACTCCTGAAAACCTTGGTTTCCCAATCAACTCACCTTACGATGATTTTTGCTTTGTGCCCAATTCAAATGGGGATACAGCCATTTTTGCATCAAATCGTGAGGTGGCTGGAGATTCCATTGTTGTATATAAGGTTAAATTGTCATTGATGGGGGCAAAAAAAAGCCTGTCGGGGCTCGAAGAGGTTACGGAGTTGGCTAAGCTAACTCCGGTTGTTCCAATCAAAGATAGCTCTAGTTCTTTACCACAATCGAGGTTACAGCTACCAAAGGCACGTGTGGCAGGATTGCAATACGACCTCACCTATATGGGGCTGATGGCGCAATTATTTCAGATGCGGCAATCACAGGATTCGCTCCAAACTAAGTTGAATCAACTTCGGCAGGAGTATGCCACTTCGACTTCTCCTAAAACCGACAGTTTATCTATCGCAATAGTCAAGTTGGAGAAAAGGCTGATGGGGCTCAGCCTCAGCATGGACACAGTTAATAATAAGGCGATAGCAATGGAGCAGAGCTATTTAACGGCTAAGCAGAATAGTGTTCAACATGAGGCTACCTCCGCTCGGTCAACTCAAAATTTGCCAGCTGGTGACTTTCTCTCCAACGCTAAGGTGCAGACCTACTTCGGTCCAGAGCGCATTGCTGCCTTGGATCGCCTTACCCTTGCCGCTCAACGGCTCGATACAGCGCTTTCACAGAGTATGGAGTTTCTACGTCAAAGGCAGGATTTAGAAACAATGCTTTCTGTGGCTGAAAAACAAACTGATATTGAGACCATTAAAAAGTCACTCAGCGCTTTAACAAAAAAAACTTTGGTAAATCCCAATGATTTTCTTGAGAAGAGGTTGCTGGTAAGCGTTGGCATTCGACAGCTTTATCTGGAAAGGGTTCAGGAGGATTCGATTAACGAGGAGGTCAAAGGCTATGTGGCGGCTGGAACCGATGACCTATTTGCCTCACAAACTGTCCTAAACAATGGTCGAAGAGACACTATTTCAATTGACAGCTACGAGGGGATTAGAGATGCAATTTGGCTAGAGGAGAGAGGGATTACTCGCTATCAGCTGGCCATTGCAACGCTTCTTGATCTACCCAATATCGATTTGTTGAAGAACAAGTTGCAGCATCTATTGCACAAAAGCACGATCCCTTTTTATTCCTATACATCAACTCCAACTGAGCAGAATTCCGGAAGTGGAACTCTCAAGCCAGAGTCTAGGCAGCCGGAAGGGGTTCAGCTTAAAATCAAGCAGAGCTATAACGAAGGGCTTAGCGTTGTTGATCCTTTTCCTTACAATACAGCTAATCCAATTCCGATGGATGAACCATTGCCCAACGGGGTTGTTTACCGTATTCAGCTTGGTGCATTTAGCCAGCCCGTGAATTATTCAGTCTTCAAGGGATTAGCACCGATTTCGGGGGAACTAGTCAAGGGTGGCTCGTTGAAGAAATACTATGCCGGGCTGTTTGAAACCTATAGTGACGCACAGGCAGGATTGGTGTTAGTAAAATCGAAAGGCTTTAGGGATGCCTACATCGTTTCGTGGGTAAACGGTAAAATTATTCCTACCGCCCGTGCCCAAAATTTTGAGCAACGGAAACCCAAACCTACGCATACTAAACCAATAAAAAATGTGAATGAGACTCCTCAGGGAAATACGCTCTATCGCGTTGTAATAGGGACGTTTGAATCCTCTATCCCCCCTCAAGCAATTGTAATTTTGAATGCTGTGGCAAAGGGCAAGGAGGTGGCAAAGAAAATAATTGCCGAGGATGCAGTGAGCTATAGTGTAGGTAATTTTACTAAATTTGAGGAAGCCTTTAAGGTAAAGCAAGCACTTCTCGCAGGCGGTTATGTTGAGGCATACGTTACAACTGTTGTAATTGAAGAGTAATAGATAGTTGAAAATGGAAGAACAGCCTATTTCGTCCCATATGGACGATATTCTTGATGAGATTAAGTTAAGTGGAGTGTTAGTGCTTCACAACGATGAGGTAAACGAGTTCAGCTATGTGGTGGAATCGTTGGTGGAGGTCTGCGATCACGGTAGCCTTCAGGCAGAACAGTGCACCCTCCTTGCCCATTACAAGGGAAAATGTGAAGTGAAGTATGGGTCAATTGGTAAACTAAAGCCCATGAAAGATGAGTTAAGTCGGCGTGGCCTCATGTCTACCATCGAAAACCAACTAAGTTAAGGATTTATGGCACTAGTTATCGGCCTTATTTTACTGGCCCTTTTTCTCTTTTTTGTTGAATTTTTATTAATCCCAGGGGTCACTGTTGCCGGTATCTTAGGAGCCTTAGCAATGGTTACAGGCATTTATTTGGCCTACCATACAATGGGCAGCACTGCAGGAAATATAACCCTTTCGGTGGCAACAATCCTCGCGTTCCTTATAGTATTCTTTTCGCTGCGCTCTAAAACGTGGAAGCATTTGTCGTTGCATACGCAGCTTCACTCCTCCGTGGAAACTGAGCTTACCCGCGTTGAAATTTTACCAGGTGACGAAGGAGTAAGCAAATCGAGGCTGGCTCCAATGGGAACCGTATCCATTAAAGGAATTGAGGTAGAGGCGAAATCTACTGGCGCCTTTATCGATCCTCGCAGGGATGTAGTTGTGGTAAAAGTTGAAAAATCTCGAATAATTGTTAAACCCAAAAATAGTTAGCTATGACAGGTCTAGGTTTGTACCTCATTATTGTTGCCGCAGCTCTTATCGGACTTTGGTTTATTCTCTACTTTATTCCGATTGGGCTTTGGTTTACTGCTGTAATTTCAGACGTTAAAATATCGCTCCTCCAGCTCATCTTAATGCGATGGAGAAAGGTTCCACCATCTACCATTGTATCGGCTCTTATTGAAGGCACTAAGGCTGGACTTACCCTTGTTCCTAATGAGATGGAGGCTCACTACATGGCTGGTGGAAATGTAACCAAGGTGGTTCACGCGCTGGTTTCGGCTCAGAAGGCCAACATTCCGCTCGACTTTAAAATGGCCACTGCTATCGACTTAGCTGGCCGCGATGTTTTTGAGGCAGTGCAAATGTCAGTTAACCCACGAGTTATTAATACTCCACCCGTTACGGCAGTGGCAAAGGATGGTATTCAGCTGATTGCCAAGGCAAGGGTTACCGTTAGAGCCAACATTAAACAGCTGGTTGGAGGCGCCGGCGAGGAGACCATCCTAGCCCGTGTTGGCGAAGGAATTGTTTCGTCCATTGGTTCTTCAGAATCGCACAAAACGGTGTTGGAAAACCCAGACTACATCTCGCGCGTGGTGCTCGACAAGGGTCTTGACTCTGGAACTGCGTTTGAAATTTTATCTATCGATATTGCCGACATCGACATTGGACGTAATATTGGTGCTGTGTTGCAGATGGATCAAGCGAATGCAGACAAGAATATTGCTCAAGCAAAAGCTGAGGAACGACGGGCTATGGCTGTTGCTTTGGAGCAAGAGATGAAGGCTAAGGCACAAGAGGCTAGGGCAAAGGTAATTGAGGCAGAGGCAGAAATCCCCATGGCCATTGCCGAATCGTTCCGCTCAGGGAACTTAGGTATCATGGATTACTACAAGCTGCGGAATCTACAAGCGGATACCGATATGCGCGAATCAATTGCCAAACCACAGCAAGGTAGCAACCAACCAAAGAAATAGTAATTGATTGCTCATCAGTATAGTTATGAAAGAGAGGAAAAAATCCTCTCTTTTTTTCTCGTTTTTTTTGTCAGAATGATTGAATTTTATACTTTTGTCGAGCCTTAACGGAGAGGCATGTGACCAAAATTTTCTTCCAAGAAAATCAAAGTCTGCAGTTGGTCTCCATTCAATACAAGGTTGTTTGGAGAGATGGGTGAGTGGCTGAAACCAGCAGTTTGCTAAACTGCCGTACTGGGTAACTGGTACCGGGGGTTCGAATCCCCCTCTCTCCGCCATAGTTTTTCGGGGTGTAGCGCAGTCCGGTTAGCGCACCTGGTTTGGGACCAGGGGGTCCCAGGTTCGAATCCTGGTACCCCGACAGTAAAGAGCATGTAGATCGTAAGATTTACATGCTCTTTTTGTTTTGATAAGACTGTAGAAGTAAGCAGAGCCTTTCGATGGAATCTTATTCAAAATGGTTATCAATTACGCTGATATTGTAGCTCACCTTTACGCGCTTTTGAATTGAACCAACAATTATTTTCACTTGTTTATAATTTTACTTTAATTTTCACTACTGTCCGGGGAAACAACTTAATTTCTCCTGTATTGCTTAAAATTGTTAAACCTCTACGAGGTATGTAAAGAACAGGGGTTACATTCTCTACAATACTAAATCTCCTACGGAGAATTTTCCGCGCAGCGGATAAAGTATTGTAAAACAGCATACCAATATTTGATGCAAGTTCCCTGTAAGGGATCAACAAATGTTTACCGGACAATAGTGTTTAATTTTATTTGGTTAATTCTAAAGGGGGTGAGATACTGTTATTGAAGGATGGGTGGAATTAATGAGCACCATTAGAATTTATGGGTGTTTAATTGCTAATGATTTAATTGTTTCCTGCCTCACTTTTCT encodes:
- the carB gene encoding carbamoyl-phosphate synthase (glutamine-hydrolyzing) large subunit encodes the protein MKQYKKVLVLGSGALKIGEAGEFDYSGSQALKALREEGIRTVLINPNIATVQTSKGIADEVYFLPVTPYFVEKVIIKEKPDGIFLSFGGQTALNCGTTLYKSGVLAKYNIEVLGTPVDTIINTEDRELFTEKLREIEVKTPKSIAVESVEAAIKAAETIDFPLIVRAAFTLGGQGSGFCNNPEELKVLATNAFSYAPQILVEESLKGWKEVEYEVVRDRFDNCITVCNMENFDPLGIHTGESIVVAPSQTLSNSEYHKLRSLAIKIIRHLGVVGECNVQYALDPNSEDYRVIEVNARLSRSSALASKATGYPLAFVAAKLGVGYGLHQLKNSVTQTTTACFEPALDYVVVKIPRWDLNKFHGVNREIGSSMKSVGEIMAIGRSFEEAIQKGLRMVGQGMHGLVGNLKLNFENLEEALTHPTDQRIFAVAEALEQEWEIEKIHQLTKIDSWFLEKLANIIFFKHQIEQISSLESINRETMLEAKQKGFSDFQLARFLFNPSPAEIEIVQLKVRNHRKKLGVIPVVKQIDTLAAEYPSQTAYQYITYHGTENDLQEQRSGKSVIVLGSGAYRIGSSVEFDWCTVSAVSQIRKHGYRSIMINYNPETVSTDYDMCDSLYFDELTFERVLDIVEMENPIGVVVSVGGQIPNNLAMRLHLAGVKILGTSPESIDKAEDRKKFSGMLDRLSIDQPRWSELSNFEEIEKFVAEVGYPVLIRPSYVLSGSAMNVVSNAGELRGFLTLAANVSKTHPVVVSEFIEGAKEIEYDAVANNGEVMFDAISEHVEFAGVHSGDATLVFPPQKLYFETIRRIRKIAREIARELEITGPFNMQLLARNNDIKVIECNLRASRSFPFVSKVLGYDFISGAMDYMLGRLPASLPPSMFEIDHVGIKASQFSFSRLSKADPVLGVDMASTGEVGCIGTDFDDALLKAMMSIGYRIPQKTILVSSGPLRSKIALLAPITLLAERGYTIYATKGTAKFLNDNGIESIAVGWPDEQEQPNSLNLIKQRAVELVINIPKNLSSEELDNDYTIRRAAIDYNVPLITNARLGAAFLYAFHRKSIDDLGINSWGEFV
- the carA gene encoding glutamine-hydrolyzing carbamoyl-phosphate synthase small subunit is translated as MEKIKATLILDDGSQYEGYSFGYQGGSAGELVFNTAMTGYPESLTDPSYKGQILVATYPLIGNYGVPGNSSKEEIFQFWESDAIQVSGLVVSEYSEGYSHWNAKVSLGDWLKEWKIPAISGIDTRALTKKLRERGSTLAKIVIDADVPWRNPDTEDLVAQVSVQEIKTYGSGKYRIALVDCGVKNNILRCLLRRDTTVVRLPHNHNFNNDVWDGLFISNGPGDPKMNTSTIENLRVALDGSKPIMGICLGTQLMALATGANTYKLPYGHRSHNQPVILSGTNRCYITSQNHGFAIDTATLNKDWSLLFENANDGTCEGIKHNTKPFFAVQFHPEASGGPTDTEFLFDDFLQEVVKHTNK
- a CDS encoding ATP-dependent Clp protease adaptor ClpS gives rise to the protein MEEQPISSHMDDILDEIKLSGVLVLHNDEVNEFSYVVESLVEVCDHGSLQAEQCTLLAHYKGKCEVKYGSIGKLKPMKDELSRRGLMSTIENQLS
- a CDS encoding NfeD family protein, whose amino-acid sequence is MALVIGLILLALFLFFVEFLLIPGVTVAGILGALAMVTGIYLAYHTMGSTAGNITLSVATILAFLIVFFSLRSKTWKHLSLHTQLHSSVETELTRVEILPGDEGVSKSRLAPMGTVSIKGIEVEAKSTGAFIDPRRDVVVVKVEKSRIIVKPKNS
- the floA gene encoding flotillin-like protein FloA (flotillin-like protein involved in membrane lipid rafts), whose amino-acid sequence is MTGLGLYLIIVAAALIGLWFILYFIPIGLWFTAVISDVKISLLQLILMRWRKVPPSTIVSALIEGTKAGLTLVPNEMEAHYMAGGNVTKVVHALVSAQKANIPLDFKMATAIDLAGRDVFEAVQMSVNPRVINTPPVTAVAKDGIQLIAKARVTVRANIKQLVGGAGEETILARVGEGIVSSIGSSESHKTVLENPDYISRVVLDKGLDSGTAFEILSIDIADIDIGRNIGAVLQMDQANADKNIAQAKAEERRAMAVALEQEMKAKAQEARAKVIEAEAEIPMAIAESFRSGNLGIMDYYKLRNLQADTDMRESIAKPQQGSNQPKK